One genomic window of Candidatus Nanohalobium constans includes the following:
- a CDS encoding metal-sulfur cluster assembly factor: protein MGDISEDQIMEQLEEVVDPEFDINIVDLGLIYEVTVEGNKVDILMTLTTRGCPFHGIFRDIINEELNKLDGVEEIDIELTFDPHWDPEMMSDEARREFGNIPGRSAF, encoded by the coding sequence ATGGGAGATATTTCTGAGGATCAGATAATGGAGCAGTTGGAGGAAGTTGTGGATCCCGAGTTTGATATAAATATAGTGGATCTTGGGCTGATATACGAAGTAACTGTTGAAGGGAACAAGGTTGATATTCTGATGACTTTGACTACGAGGGGATGTCCGTTCCATGGCATATTCCGTGATATCATAAATGAGGAGTTGAACAAGTTGGATGGAGTGGAAGAGATAGATATTGAACTAACATTCGATCCGCACTGGGATCCGGAGATGATGAGTGACGAAGCACGGAGAGAGTTTGGAAACATTCCTGGTCGGTCTGCTTTCTAA